One Curtobacterium sp. MCLR17_032 genomic window carries:
- a CDS encoding rhodanese-like domain-containing protein: MAPVLTSPLVSTQWLADHLGADDLLVLDASVHTDGIGFDMSWHSARDAHERRGHVPGAVYADLIDEFSATEADLPLTRPGVDRFESAARALGVSRASTVVVYDDGIGEWSARLWWIFRSFGFDAVAVLDGGFPKWRDEGRPVRVGALSRTPRPSVDAFVAGEERPLWADRARVLRAVDGSEPAALVMAADPAVLGDDHPPIVPGSTTIGVRALLDGSNALLRQPELKRALAPVLSADEVVTYCGVGSASCVDALALTVLGHKKVRVYDGSLAEWWREPIAS; this comes from the coding sequence ATGGCACCCGTCCTGACCTCGCCGCTCGTGTCGACGCAGTGGCTCGCCGACCACCTGGGTGCGGACGACCTCCTCGTCCTCGACGCCTCGGTGCACACGGACGGCATCGGCTTCGACATGTCGTGGCACTCCGCCCGCGACGCCCACGAGCGTCGCGGACACGTCCCGGGTGCCGTCTACGCCGACCTCATCGATGAGTTCTCGGCTACCGAGGCTGACCTGCCACTCACCCGTCCCGGGGTCGACCGCTTCGAGTCCGCAGCCCGCGCGCTCGGGGTGAGCCGGGCCTCCACGGTCGTGGTCTACGACGACGGCATCGGTGAGTGGAGCGCTCGCCTGTGGTGGATCTTCCGGTCCTTCGGCTTCGACGCCGTCGCCGTGCTCGACGGCGGCTTCCCGAAGTGGCGCGACGAAGGTCGCCCGGTCCGCGTCGGCGCGCTGTCCCGCACGCCCCGACCGTCCGTGGACGCGTTCGTCGCGGGAGAAGAGCGTCCGCTCTGGGCCGACCGCGCGCGGGTCCTCCGTGCGGTCGACGGGTCCGAACCTGCTGCGCTCGTCATGGCTGCCGACCCGGCCGTCCTGGGCGACGACCACCCGCCGATCGTCCCGGGCAGCACCACCATCGGTGTCCGTGCGCTGCTCGACGGGTCGAACGCGCTCCTCCGGCAGCCCGAGCTGAAGCGGGCCCTCGCACCGGTCCTCTCGGCGGACGAGGTCGTGACCTACTGCGGTGTCGGCAGCGCTTCGTGCGTGGACGCCCTGGCCCTCACGGTGCTGGGCCACAAGAAGGTCCGGGTCTACGACGGGTCGCTCGCCGAGTGGTGGCGGGAGCCGATCGCTTCCTGA
- a CDS encoding NAD-dependent epimerase/dehydratase family protein encodes MSSRRAVVLGGTGGIGSQVARELLDVSGRGGDDWEVEVVSRTGGPVADELLARGAVGRPGDRRDTAFLRELLRPGADLLVDTVGVTRDDALQLAPFLDDVGSTVFVSSKAVYADEQGRHANSVDKPVFGGAVTELQPTVAPGDADPTSRDGYGAAKVAAEQVLLDHGAPVTVLRPSKVYGVGIGRPREWFVVRRVLDGRERILLADEGRGVDHTTAASGIASLVRLVADAPDRRILNVADDTAPSVLEIVRTVGGHLGHTFDEVLLGEDAPAFVGLTPWSVPSPFVLDTTAARSLGWVPPRFADAVVPEIDWLVETAHRTPADGDVPWAADPFWDRMFDYGPEDAALVLLSLGLD; translated from the coding sequence ATGAGCAGCAGACGCGCGGTCGTCCTCGGCGGTACCGGCGGCATCGGGTCCCAGGTCGCCCGCGAACTCCTCGACGTGTCCGGCCGGGGCGGCGACGACTGGGAGGTCGAAGTCGTCTCCCGCACCGGTGGGCCGGTCGCCGACGAACTGCTGGCCCGCGGTGCGGTCGGCCGTCCGGGAGACCGACGCGACACCGCGTTCCTGCGCGAACTGCTGCGTCCCGGCGCAGACCTGCTCGTCGACACGGTCGGCGTGACCCGCGACGATGCCCTGCAGCTGGCCCCGTTCCTCGACGACGTCGGATCGACCGTCTTCGTCTCGTCCAAGGCGGTCTACGCCGACGAGCAGGGGCGGCACGCGAACTCGGTCGACAAGCCGGTGTTCGGCGGCGCGGTCACCGAACTCCAGCCCACGGTGGCCCCGGGCGACGCCGACCCGACGAGCCGCGACGGGTACGGCGCCGCGAAGGTCGCCGCCGAACAGGTCCTGCTCGACCACGGTGCCCCCGTCACGGTCCTGCGTCCCTCGAAGGTGTACGGCGTCGGCATCGGCCGGCCCCGCGAGTGGTTCGTCGTCCGCCGGGTGCTCGACGGCCGCGAGCGCATCCTGCTCGCTGACGAGGGCCGCGGCGTCGACCACACCACGGCGGCGTCGGGCATCGCATCCCTGGTCCGACTCGTCGCCGACGCACCCGACCGCCGGATCCTCAACGTCGCCGACGACACGGCGCCCAGCGTCCTCGAGATCGTCCGCACCGTCGGCGGCCACCTCGGTCACACGTTCGACGAGGTCCTGCTCGGCGAGGACGCCCCCGCGTTCGTCGGCCTCACGCCGTGGTCCGTGCCGTCGCCGTTCGTGCTCGACACCACCGCAGCCCGGTCCCTCGGCTGGGTGCCGCCGCGCTTCGCGGACGCGGTCGTGCCGGAGATCGACTGGCTGGTCGAGACCGCGCACCGTACGCCGGCCGACGGTGACGTCCCGTGGGCCGCGGACCCGTTCTGGGACCGGA